One window from the genome of Variovorax sp. PAMC26660 encodes:
- a CDS encoding phosphonate utilization associated transcriptional regulator — MVTSNHSAALAFLQSSSLPMLMQEEIERLIMTGELPVGSRINESELSQRFNTSRGPIREALRALEEAGLVRNEKNRGVFVREIAFEEADEIYELREALEEIIGRRVALAIKPDAVERLRAMLDAMRSAAQAQDVEQYAQLNLQFHEILLDTAGSKKLTETYKRLVKELHLFRMRALDSGGGLRVSADEHSHIVEAIASGNPDTAGRALREHVAGSRARMHKAFGRADSDAATASNNPPQKEV, encoded by the coding sequence ATGGTCACCAGCAATCACTCCGCCGCCCTCGCGTTTCTCCAATCCAGCTCGTTGCCGATGCTGATGCAGGAAGAAATCGAGCGTTTGATCATGACGGGCGAGCTTCCCGTCGGTAGCCGCATCAACGAGAGCGAGCTTTCGCAGCGCTTCAACACCAGCCGCGGCCCGATTCGGGAAGCGCTGCGGGCGCTGGAAGAGGCCGGCCTCGTGCGCAATGAAAAGAACCGTGGCGTCTTCGTGCGCGAGATCGCATTCGAGGAAGCCGACGAAATCTACGAACTGCGCGAGGCGCTCGAAGAAATCATCGGCCGGCGCGTGGCACTCGCCATCAAGCCCGACGCGGTCGAGCGCCTGCGGGCCATGCTCGACGCCATGCGCTCGGCAGCCCAGGCGCAGGACGTCGAGCAGTACGCGCAACTCAACCTGCAGTTCCACGAGATCCTGCTCGACACCGCCGGCAGCAAGAAGCTGACGGAAACCTACAAGCGGCTGGTCAAGGAGTTGCACCTTTTCAGAATGCGCGCGCTCGACAGTGGCGGTGGCCTGCGGGTCTCGGCCGACGAGCACAGCCACATCGTCGAAGCCATTGCGAGCGGCAACCCCGACACGGCGGGCCGCGCGCTGCGCGAGCACGTTGCCGGCAGCCGCGCACGCATGCACAAGGCCTTCGGCCGCGCCGATTCCGACGCAGCCACCGCATCGAACAACCCACCCCAAAAGGAAGTCTGA
- a CDS encoding putative 2-aminoethylphosphonate ABC transporter substrate-binding protein — protein sequence MTMKQSTRRLTAVLCAATLGLAASGAAWAQKTSLLVYTALETDAMKLYKDGFEKANPDIEVKWVRDSTGIVTAKLLAEKANPQADVVAGLAASSLALLEQEGMLLPYEPKGFKELNPAYSDAARPPAWVGMDVWAATICFNHVEAKKLGLPKPETWKDLTKPVYKGTISMPHPASSGTGYLDVSSWLQNMGDAEGWKYMDALHQNIAQYVHSGSKPCKQAGAGEFPIGISFEFRAHQVKKSGAPVDLIFPKEGLGWDIEATSLMKTSAKLPQAKRFADWMASKEANQITSTWWAVVAYPGVASKLEGIPDNYEKLLAKNDINWAAKNRERILAEWSKRYEGKAEPK from the coding sequence ATGACGATGAAACAAAGCACGCGCCGTCTCACGGCGGTTCTATGTGCGGCAACGCTGGGCCTTGCGGCCAGCGGCGCCGCATGGGCGCAAAAGACCTCGCTCCTGGTCTACACGGCGCTCGAAACCGACGCCATGAAGCTCTACAAGGACGGCTTCGAAAAGGCCAACCCCGACATTGAGGTGAAGTGGGTGCGCGACTCCACCGGCATCGTCACCGCCAAGCTGCTGGCCGAAAAAGCCAACCCGCAGGCCGACGTGGTGGCCGGCCTGGCCGCCAGCAGCCTGGCCCTGCTGGAACAGGAAGGCATGCTGCTGCCCTACGAGCCCAAGGGCTTCAAGGAGCTGAACCCCGCCTACTCCGATGCCGCCCGCCCACCGGCCTGGGTCGGCATGGACGTCTGGGCCGCGACCATCTGCTTCAACCACGTCGAAGCGAAAAAGCTCGGCCTGCCCAAGCCCGAGACCTGGAAGGACCTGACCAAGCCCGTCTACAAGGGCACCATTTCGATGCCGCATCCGGCCTCCAGCGGCACCGGCTACCTCGACGTGTCGTCATGGCTGCAGAACATGGGCGACGCCGAAGGCTGGAAGTACATGGATGCGCTGCACCAGAACATCGCGCAGTACGTGCACTCGGGCTCCAAGCCCTGCAAGCAGGCCGGTGCGGGCGAGTTCCCGATCGGCATTTCCTTCGAGTTCCGCGCGCACCAGGTCAAGAAGTCGGGCGCACCGGTCGACCTGATCTTTCCGAAGGAAGGCCTGGGCTGGGACATCGAGGCGACCAGCCTCATGAAGACCAGCGCGAAGCTGCCGCAAGCCAAGCGCTTCGCCGACTGGATGGCCAGCAAGGAGGCCAACCAGATCACCTCCACATGGTGGGCGGTCGTGGCTTACCCCGGCGTGGCCTCGAAGCTGGAAGGCATTCCGGACAACTACGAAAAGCTGCTGGCCAAGAACGACATCAACTGGGCCGCGAAGAACCGCGAACGCATCCTGGCCGAGTGGAGCAAGCGCTACGAAGGCAAGGCCGAACCCAAGTAG
- the phnA gene encoding phosphonoacetate hydrolase, with product MTQETLEVNARSYRWMARPVVVVCVDGSEPAYLDAAIAAGVAPYFDRMRKSGANLLADCVVPSFTNPNNLSIVTGVPPAVHGICGNYFFDRELGQEVMMNDPKYLRAGTVLAAFADAGAKVAVVTAKDKLRKLLGHRMKGICFSSEKSDQVTLEENGIDNVLDMVGMPVPSVYSAELSEFVFAAGVKLMESRRPDLMYLSTTDYVQHKAAPGSPAANAFYAMMDRYLAQLDALGATIVVTADHGMNDKHASDGSPNVIYLQDVLDEWYGAGVARVILPITDPYVVHHGALGSFATVYAPDEARVPGWIDRIQRVPGTELVLSRKDAAARFELPPDRIGDIVVVSEQSTVIGTSASRHDLSALEVPLRSHGGVSEQRVPLICNRPVTGIAAGRRLRNFDALDIALNHAQ from the coding sequence ATGACACAGGAGACACTCGAAGTCAACGCCAGAAGCTATCGCTGGATGGCCCGCCCGGTCGTGGTCGTGTGCGTGGACGGCAGCGAGCCGGCGTACCTGGATGCGGCCATCGCAGCCGGCGTGGCCCCGTACTTCGACCGCATGCGCAAGTCAGGCGCCAACCTCTTGGCCGACTGCGTGGTGCCCTCGTTCACCAACCCGAACAACCTGTCCATCGTCACCGGCGTGCCGCCGGCCGTGCACGGCATCTGCGGCAACTACTTCTTCGACCGCGAACTGGGCCAGGAAGTCATGATGAACGACCCCAAGTACCTGCGCGCAGGCACCGTCCTGGCGGCATTCGCCGATGCCGGCGCCAAGGTGGCTGTGGTCACCGCCAAGGACAAGCTGCGCAAGCTGCTGGGCCACCGCATGAAGGGCATCTGCTTCTCGTCGGAGAAGTCCGACCAGGTCACCCTGGAAGAGAACGGCATCGACAACGTGCTCGACATGGTCGGCATGCCCGTGCCCTCGGTCTACAGCGCGGAACTCTCGGAGTTCGTCTTCGCCGCCGGCGTCAAGCTGATGGAATCGCGCCGCCCCGACCTCATGTACCTGTCGACCACCGACTACGTGCAGCACAAGGCCGCACCGGGCAGCCCGGCAGCCAATGCCTTCTACGCCATGATGGACCGCTACCTTGCGCAGCTCGATGCCCTGGGCGCCACCATCGTCGTCACCGCCGACCACGGCATGAACGACAAGCACGCGAGCGACGGCTCGCCCAACGTCATCTACCTGCAGGACGTGCTCGACGAGTGGTACGGCGCCGGTGTCGCCCGCGTGATCCTGCCGATCACCGACCCGTATGTGGTGCACCACGGCGCACTCGGCTCCTTCGCCACCGTGTACGCCCCCGACGAAGCCCGCGTGCCCGGCTGGATCGACCGCATCCAGCGCGTGCCCGGCACGGAACTCGTGCTCTCGCGCAAGGACGCCGCCGCGCGCTTCGAGCTGCCGCCCGACCGCATCGGCGACATCGTGGTCGTGAGCGAGCAGAGCACCGTCATCGGCACCTCGGCCAGCCGCCACGACCTGTCGGCGCTCGAAGTGCCGCTGCGCTCGCACGGCGGTGTCTCCGAGCAGCGCGTGCCGCTGATCTGCAACCGCCCGGTCACCGGCATTGCTGCCGGCCGGCGCCTGCGCAACTTCGATGCGCTGGACATCGCGCTGAACCACGCCCAATAA